The sequence GACGCGGACCGGCCCGTCCACCGGGACGCCGGCGTCCGCCCAGCTGCGGACTTCCGCACCCGCGCACCTCGGACTCCCGTGCCCGTTTCGTCGAGGACGCCCGTGCCCGTCCGCCGGGGACTCCCGTGCCCGTCCGCCGGGGACTCCCGTGCCCGTCCGTCGGGGTCTTCCGCGTCCGTCCGTCGGGACTTCGCGGACGCGATAATGGCGTCATGATCGACAAGCGGTTGCGCGTGGTACTGGCCGAGGACTCCGTCATCCTCCGGGAGGGCATGGTCGAGCTGCTCGGCGCGCGGGGGTGCGAGGTGGTGGCCACCGCCGGGACGGCGCCCGAACTGCTCGCCGCGGTGGCCGAGCACCGGCCGGACGTCGCCGTGGTGGACATCCGGATGCCCCCCACCCACACCGACGAGGGGATCCGGGCCGCCGTCGAGATCCGGGCGAGCCACCCGGGGACGGGCATCCTGGTGTTCTCGCAGCACATCGAGACGGTCTGGGCGGCCCGGCTGCTGGCCGGCGGTGCCGCGGGAACGGGCTACCTGCTGAAGGAACGCGTCGCCCGGACCTCGGAGTTCATGGACGCGCTGCACCGGGTCGCCGACGGCGGCACGGCGCTCGACCCGGAGGTGGTCACCGGGCTGATGCGCGGCACCCGGCGGCGCCTGGTGGACACCCTCACACCGCGCGAGCGCGAGGTGCTGGAGCTGATGGCGCAGGGCCACTCCAACCGCTCGATCGCCACGCTGCTGGTGGTGTCGGACCGGGCGGTGGAGAAGCACGTGGCCGCCGTCTTCACCAAGTTCGACCTGCCCGCCACGGACGTCGACAACCGGCGGGTGAAGGCCGTCCTCGCGTACCTGGCCGACCAGGAGCGGTGACGACGGCTCACCACCGCCGGGAGGGGGTGACGACGGCTCACAGGGCCGCCGGGAGGTCGGCCGTGACCGTGGTGGGTCCGCCGGGCGGGCTGTCCACCCGCAGCACCCCGTCCACCGCCGCCAGCCGCTCGGCCAGACCGGCCAGGCCGCTCCCGCCGCCGTTGCC comes from Streptomyces sp. TLI_053 and encodes:
- a CDS encoding response regulator transcription factor, whose product is MIDKRLRVVLAEDSVILREGMVELLGARGCEVVATAGTAPELLAAVAEHRPDVAVVDIRMPPTHTDEGIRAAVEIRASHPGTGILVFSQHIETVWAARLLAGGAAGTGYLLKERVARTSEFMDALHRVADGGTALDPEVVTGLMRGTRRRLVDTLTPREREVLELMAQGHSNRSIATLLVVSDRAVEKHVAAVFTKFDLPATDVDNRRVKAVLAYLADQER